Proteins encoded by one window of Blastocatellia bacterium:
- a CDS encoding tRNA (cytidine(34)-2'-O)-methyltransferase, whose translation MNADRERNERGAQPRPAPILHVVLVEPEIHPNTGNIARLCAANEVALHLVGPLGFHIDEKSVRRAGLDYWPYVDLRRHRSMEELYAVLPGARFFYYTTKAEKPYTSVVYEPGDCLVFGSETRGLPRELLEANWDHALKIPMRSPHVRSLNLATAVAIVMYEALRQIECRAG comes from the coding sequence ATGAACGCAGATCGAGAAAGGAACGAGCGGGGGGCACAACCACGACCCGCGCCCATCCTTCATGTTGTTCTGGTGGAACCGGAGATTCATCCCAACACCGGCAACATCGCCCGGCTCTGTGCCGCCAATGAGGTCGCCCTCCACCTGGTGGGACCGCTCGGCTTTCACATTGATGAAAAATCGGTGCGGCGTGCGGGGCTGGATTACTGGCCTTACGTGGACCTTCGTCGTCATCGCTCGATGGAGGAGCTTTATGCCGTGCTGCCGGGAGCGCGATTTTTCTACTACACGACCAAAGCCGAGAAGCCCTATACCTCCGTTGTCTATGAACCGGGGGATTGTTTGGTCTTCGGCAGCGAGACGCGAGGGCTACCGCGTGAGCTACTGGAGGCCAACTGGGATCACGCCTTGAAGATCCCGATGCGCTCGCCCCATGTGCGCAGTCTGAACCTGGCGACAGCCGTAGCCATCGTCATGTACGAGGCCCTGCGGCAGATCGAATGTCGGGCAGGCTAG